A stretch of DNA from Henriciella sp. AS95:
CCAAAGGTCTGCCATTCCAGCCGGTAGCCTGGAAAGGCCGTCCCATGGCCCTGACTGATTGTATCGCCGCGCAGCTGCTTTCCCCAATTATCATTGTGGCATTGGTTGCAGGCCAGATTGTACTGACCCCGCTTGGTGAAGAAGTAGTCCTCGCCGCGCTCATACCAGTCGCTGACGCCGCCGCTGATATCAACCTTTATGGGGTCTCCATGCGATAGGTGAGCGACGTAGGCGGTGAGCGATAAGAGCTGTTCGCTTTCATAGTCCAGAGGCGCCAGACCCTGGTGACGGGTGCGGCACAGATTTATGCGCCCTTCAAGGTTTACGAGCGAGCCTGTCTTTTCGTCCATGGCTGGATAATGCGCGGCGACCCCAATTAGTTCAGAACCCTCTTCGCCGTGACAGGCGCTACAGGCCTTTGATTGCGGCGGTGCATTTGAGAAGAGCGCTTCGCCCTGGTCGACCCAGAGAAAGCCGGGATTGGCAAAATCATCGTCCTGGAGAGCCTGCGTGTCTGCCTGTAGAAACTGGTAGCCGGACACGACCTCATCAGCGTCGAGCGTGCTGCGGGGTTCCTCTGCCGGAGTGTCCTGTGAACAGGCGGCTAAGACCAGCGCAACGGCCAGCCAGGCCAGCCTCATTCGACTGTCAAAGCGTGGGTTTCGGACCAGGTCTCGCCTTTCTGGTCGGTCCAGCGAAACTCCAGCGTCCCCGAGGTCGTCGCGCGCGTGTAGAAGGTCAGGAACGGATTTGCAGCAATGCCCGGGTGGAACGTCGCTTCAAAGATCGTCTCGCCGTCATAGGTACATTTGAATGTCTTGATGATGTCTCGCTCAATGACCTCTCCGCGATTATTGCGGCGGTAGCCCGTTTCCATCGGATGCTGGATCAGGGCTTTGAGTTCGATGACCTCACCCTTCCTGGCCGTATCTGGTGCTGATATGCGGATGGACATGATGGCTCCTACCCGATGATGCAGGCGGCTAGGGTAACGACCGTGCTGGCCTTACCGATCCAGAGTGTGCCGTCGCTCATCTCGGCGACGGCGCGGATGGTCTGCGTGCCGGCCATGCGGATGCGGGTCGCCACTTCAGCTTTGCCGGCGCGCGGCCCCAGCTGAAACTCTGCAACTTCCGCGATTGGGTTGCGCGGAGAGAGTATGGCGATGCGTTTGACGTAATCGGTCTCGGTCATCGGGCTATCGACCGTGACCTTTATGGCAACCGAATTACCGTTTTCGGCGATGGGTGGCAGATCAACTGTCACACGGCCTTCTTGCAGTTCGCCGTCGCCAAACAGGTCTTTGATCGCCTTGTCGGCATCTGCCGCTTCAGCGACAGACGATAGCGGAAAGGCCGCACATACAAGGCCTGCCGAGCCGAGCGCAAGCATGCGCCTTCGGCTGAGTGAAAAATTGAACTTATCGGTCTGTGCAGTGTCCATTTCAGGCCTTCAGGCTGGATAGATAAGCGACGAGATCTTCGATCTGTTGCGCGCTGAGGGCGGGCTTTCCCTTATATTCGCTGCCAACGCGGTTCAGCCCGTCTACCCTGTAATATGAGGGCATAACCGTTTCTGGCCAAATATTCTGTGCGCCTGCGATGCGCAT
This window harbors:
- the soxA gene encoding sulfur oxidation c-type cytochrome SoxA; translation: MRLAWLAVALVLAACSQDTPAEEPRSTLDADEVVSGYQFLQADTQALQDDDFANPGFLWVDQGEALFSNAPPQSKACSACHGEEGSELIGVAAHYPAMDEKTGSLVNLEGRINLCRTRHQGLAPLDYESEQLLSLTAYVAHLSHGDPIKVDISGGVSDWYERGEDYFFTKRGQYNLACNQCHNDNWGKQLRGDTISQGHGTAFPGYRLEWQTFGSLQRRLRDCDAGVRAEPLAYGSDDYLAVELYLAKRAEGLPIEVPGVRR
- a CDS encoding SoxY-related AACIE arm protein; amino-acid sequence: MDTAQTDKFNFSLSRRRMLALGSAGLVCAAFPLSSVAEAADADKAIKDLFGDGELQEGRVTVDLPPIAENGNSVAIKVTVDSPMTETDYVKRIAILSPRNPIAEVAEFQLGPRAGKAEVATRIRMAGTQTIRAVAEMSDGTLWIGKASTVVTLAACIIG
- the soxZ gene encoding thiosulfate oxidation carrier complex protein SoxZ encodes the protein MSIRISAPDTARKGEVIELKALIQHPMETGYRRNNRGEVIERDIIKTFKCTYDGETIFEATFHPGIAANPFLTFYTRATTSGTLEFRWTDQKGETWSETHALTVE